In Brienomyrus brachyistius isolate T26 unplaced genomic scaffold, BBRACH_0.4 scaffold32, whole genome shotgun sequence, the sequence TCACAGGTTTAGAGTTCAAAATAGAGTTCATAGGGACCTGCATGCAGTGCAGATCCTCACTCATTGCCTCCAACAACcctaaaaagaaataaatcaaaaaacaaaataattaacCATTCAGCTTTTCACTCCATTCAGTTAATTCGCATAAGTCTGGTTACCTTTATAATTTTGGTGCCTCACATCAGCATGTTCTAGATTACTGGTCTCCAAACTACAGCTTGccattgtcacgcccagctcgtccgatcctcgtatGTGCAATTTTCcaaaatcgcttatcctactgggtcgcggggggtccggagcctatcccggaagcaatgggcatgaggcagggaacaacccaggattggggggctagtccatcgcagggcacactcgcacaccattcactctcacatgcacacctatgggcaatttaacaactccagttagcctcagcatgtttttggactgtgggggggaaactggagtacccggaggaaaccccacgacgacatggggagaacatgcaaactccacacacatgtgactcaggcagacagtcgaacccgggtcgcagaggtgtgaggcaacagtggtaaccactgcaccaccatgccgcccccgtgtCATGTTCCTTCTTTTGTAATTAAAATCCTTCGTTCACCTGACTTCCTGGCCCTGACTGCTGCTTCCTCGCTCCATGCTCCAGCACAGTCATGACACCCAGTTGTAGGGAGGCATTTCCTAGATAACATCTCAACTTGTCTTCCCAGTGACATACGGGATGGCTTAGAAGCCCCTGTCACCTTGGCTGAGCTAACTGCAGTGCTTCGCAAGATGAATTGCACCGGGCCTTGGGCTGGAATTACTGCTGATTGTAGAAGACATTCAGTGCCAGGGTGAAACGCTGGAACTCCATCTGATCTGCGACGCCATCACCTGGGTGGAGGACAGGAACCTCCCTCTCCTGCTGGTTGGCTTGTTTGGCTTTGGGCCCAATTACCTGGGATGGTTGCACACTTCGTATAACAAAGTTGGGAGCCATGTTGTTATCAATGGCTTCCTGAGTGACTTGGTGCCCCAACTGAGTGGAGTGAGGCAGAGAtattccctctcccccctcctgtACGCACTCTATATAGAGGCACTGGCGTGTGCCATTCACGCCCACCCTGGGGTCAATGGCCTTATTATCCCAGGAAGTTAGGGGGAAACAGTTAAACTGACCTAGTATGTACACAAAATGCTCTTCGTCTGCTTGGATCAGTCTCTCAGTCACGTCTTGAGCCTTGTTCATGCGTTTGGTAGGGCTTCTAGCTTGAGACTCAACCTCAGTAAGTCGATGGCCAAGTATTTCCGCAGCTGGATGGTGAGGGAGGACATCATAGGTGGTCTCACCCTTTATGGCGGACCTCTCAAAGTatttgaagagttttgagaaaatatTGCAGAATGTgccttagcaattgaaaaaaactacAGTTTAAATTGACCTTAGCAAACTtacttaatttttattttgataatttaGTGGTAGCCAATATGGGGTCAGCGAAAAGAGAATTTTCCCATTCAGTTTTAAGCACTTCGTCATTGGGGAAAAGGTCACAGTGAATGTCCAGGCCACCCACAGCTGTGTAGCCTCAAATCACCCCGGATGAATCAACTGTTCTGATTGTATCTACTGGATGTAAATTTAACCAGCTTTTAAAATACTTTTATTTCTTCCAACTATAAGCAGCACCCACAATACatctccctctcttcctctgATGTAGACAAAGTTGTATCTCCTGATCCAGCCATGAGACATGGTGATGAGGAAGAATGAATATTTTTCTTtaactctggcttggcagttgcacaacattttactgtaatatgcctctcatttgcCTTTCTGTTGCTATATGAACAAAAATACTGCAAACATTACTTACTGGTTTAGTATAATTGTATACAAACATTTTTGGTAGACAGCTACTTTTTTGGCATAGTCTTTTGGTTTCCAGTTTTGCAAAAGACCGCATCCACAGCAAACGTTTACCTACATGTTGTCATGATCTGTGCgtctgatcctcgtgtgtgccacgccccctgatcatccacgtgtgcttccccgatcatgcccagctgtttcctgttatttcggcttgtcttgtgtatttatgtgtatgCCGCAttcctgcctacctgcctcatccttcccctgaagttctgcctgcctgtctgccaccGGACATGACAGATCTCAGCCTCCACCGAAAGCCCAGACCCGGAGGAAGAAAAAGCAGAGAGGAGGTAAGAGGCCCGAGGAGACGCTGGCAATCCCCTTACGGGCTGTGACCCTCTCACTTTCCTCCCCCGCCGGGTGCTTACCAGAGCCCCGTCCTATCCTGGACCCAGCGGTGTTTATGCCGGCGGAAGCATGGGCAGAACTGGCTTTCACCAAATGCTATTTCACCCTCCAGGAGCTCTACTGGAGGGTGACCGAAGACCCAGCCGTACAGAAGTCTGCTGAAGCTGTCCAGTTTTCCACACAGCTACCCTGCGAGTTCTCCCTCTTTTCGCTGACGACTTCTCCAGGCGAGATGGAGAGGGTAGCGGACGGCCTGAGGAGGCTGCTACAGCTGCGGAAAGCgcagccacctgttctgctcgatgcgcctgatctgcctgtcctgcccgttcctgatctgcctgtcctgcccgttcctgatctgcctgtcctgcccattcctgatctgcctgtcctggTGACTGCCGCGCCACCCAGCAAGGTTCTggccactgcagcgccccctgctggcccaaaGTCGGTGGTTCctgcagcaccccctgctggctcGGAGTCGATGGTTCCTGCTCCGCCCGAGGCGCCTGCCACGGCCCCGCCTCCAGCTACTGCTCTGCTCCCTACACAGCCCGAGCTCCCTTCTGCGGTTGCTGCTCCACCCGAGCTCCCTGCTGCGGCTGCTGCTCCGCCTGCTGCACTGCCTGAGGCGCCGCCTCCGCCTGAGgcgccgcctctgcctgctgcaccgCCCAAGGCTCCTGCTCCGCCGATCCTCGCTCCACTAGTCCCTGCTCAGCCCATCCCTGAGGCGCCTGCTATGGCTCCGTCTCCGTCTGCTGCGCTGCCTGCAGCTCTACCCGAGgctcctctgcctccgcctgtCCCTGCTCCCCCCGAAGCCCCTCTGCCGGTGCCTGTCCCTGCTCCGCCCAAGCAACAAGACGGGCCTTCCGCCTCGTCGGCCACCTCCAGGTTCCCCTGCCTcaactcctcggtcgcctgcgggtcccctcaCTGTGGCATGGCGTCAGAGGTTGCCTTCCCCGACTTTGGCTGCACCGTCACTTGCTGTGGCTTCCCTCTCCTTCTCGCCTGCGCcgtggtcccctcctgctccggcctcccggtcgcctgtggcccctccggctgccgcccatcGCCCCCTGTGGCTCCTTCGGGCTCCTCTTTGTTCCCCGTTCATTCCCGTTTGGACCCctgtgtttcctcctcgttcctgtgtccctcctgtctctgctcctcatccCCCTGTGGTCCCTCCGTTCTGCAAAAGTTTTGTGAgtgtagcttgaattttagagtttgtgcttagtgttcAATCATCAAGGCAACTCTCTTGACTAATTGGGCATGGGACACAAGCTTAGGGCTGATCACCCTATAGCTGGCTGCTTCTGGTGAGGGTGTATAGTGTTAAAGGCCGAAACACCCCATGAGCCAGTGGAGCACTACTGATGATGCATCCCAAGCTTAACAGTGAACCTATTGTACATTCTTGCACAAAGGATAGTAACACCTAATCTTTGCACAAAGGATAGCAACATCTTATCTGTGTTTTGGAATCTTTTGAaaaaaggagaggagattttaagaaatgcgttttagcaattcagaaaaactgtattatttttataattaacAAAAATTATCCCTAAGATGAAAGCCCCTCAGTGGAGTAGTTTCCATCTACTGCTAGTTCTCACAACCCAATAAGTTTGAAGCACATCCTCATTGGGGAAAAGGTCACAGAGAGTGCCCACACCACCCATAGCTATGCAGCCTCAAATCACCCCTGCCGCACCAACTAGTCTGAATATATAAATTGGATGAAAAATTAATCAGCCTTTTAAATGCTTTTATCTCTTCCAACTGTGTGCAACACCCAGAATACATCTCTCTCTGTAAACATTGTCATTCTTAGGTCACTTCGGGGAAGCAACACCCATGATCTAATTTTCACGCTTGCAAGGCTACTAAAAATGATGCCTtttcacacatttacatgtaactACGTTTGGTATGAAATCTACCCTATTTATGGTGTTTCTACTGCAACTGTACTACAGTTCTCAAAAATGTCTTTCATTAAAGGTGTTATTTCCCAGGATATTAATGATATTCGCTTCtgtatattacagtttttctgaatttctGAAACACTATACCCCATTCTTGGAACAAAACTTCCAATTGCCAAAACTTAGTTACTGAATCAATTCCTCGTtaggcaaaactttaaacaataCCCACCCAGACACAATTTACCGACCTGAGACCTGAGGGTTTTGCAAACATCTACACACATTCTCAATCATCAAAACACTTTTTTTCACTGTGGTTTACTTTGATGCGAAACAGAAAACACAGGTCAAAGAAGTTAAGCACAGCCAACACACAGTAGTcatcatttaaacacaatgactcaaaactgttcacacatgCTTCTAAACATGTGTAGAGAACAAAGACTGACtacaacatagaatacgtgtCAGATGAGAGGGTAAGTACCATAGGTGAGTTAAactcaaggtacaaatgggtccaACACAGGATTCTTTCCGTGTCACCAAGCAAGGGAGAGCATTTCTTGTGATGTAGACAAAGTTGTTTGATCCAGCCCTGGTCTACAGGCAAAAGAATGGCCTACAAAGCACTAACAATAGAcagtattatataaaatataaagtggTTCATCATTAAATGATCATCTTTAGACTAAATCTGGATTTATTTTTCATACTGTAAGGTAAATACAGAATACTCTTTTGGAATAAAAAAACTTATTGTAAATACTATAGacagaaacaaaaaacacacatttgcatttcgtCCATGACTGTAACAATACTATAGCAGTCAATTTGTAATCTATCCGCTCCTCTGGATTCGACCACAAGTTCTCATCGACATCACATATGATGTTCTCTCTAGCGATACATCGTGGGAAATATCTCTTggcatgcctgatccatccttgacATTGCTCTGGTGAAATATATTGGCATCCAGCATTCATAGCATCCAGTAGTGACATGAGATCATGTGGGCGATGGGTATAAACCTTCCACCTccatgcaggaaaaaaaaatcctcaatgGGGTTTAGGAAGGGGAAGAATGGTGGAAGAAACAATGAAGACATACTTGGGCCTGCTACAAACCAGTCTGTGACTGCATGAGAGTGCTGGAATGCCACATGATCCCAAACCACAACAAATACCAAAACATTTGTGCTCACTCGCACTCTCTCATCCTCTGGTaatttttacaatctatttCACAAGAGGCTTGATATCAATACTGTAAATTGCactaatttagttttaaatgtaTGTTTAATCATTTTGACAACAGTATGCAAGGATGTACAAAATGTCCTCTAAAAACATTGAGTTTTGATAGTGGTAGATTTTGAGTGAGGAAAATATGCATGAATTTTGAggcatttagtcattgaatgCATTTTGTACTAAAGAAATGGGAAAGGATTCACAGTTTAGCTCCCACAGACTAATGTTATGGCAACTGTTTTAAGAAAGTGACTTCAGTATGGCAGAACATgccttagcaattgaaaaaaactgtaatagcaAAGTTTATGTAGTGTAGGACTGTACAATTGCCTACGAAATACATACCTCAGTTGTGTCACTCCAAATTGACACTATGCAAAGTACTACTGCAAGCAATGATAGTCGATAAGAAGAATAAGTGTCTGCTATTTTTTGGTGAATATATTCATTTTTTCAGGACAAAACTGTCTTAACCTGTATACTTCAGCATTCCTGTTGTCCACTGTCGTCTTGAAAGTTAGTTCAAGATGTTCAATGTGAGCCAGCTGACACATAGGGATTGGTGCATGTGTATAGTGATACTCTCAACATTGTTACACTACAGCCGTAATATCACAATATAAAAATGTGCATGTAATATGTTGACATGAAGCATTTTTGTTCACATAGCAACAGAAAGGCAAGTATGATGACAATAGCACCAACAAGTAATAAAGAGACAAAAATTGGTAAACAAAAATTAAACCAGACACTGGAGAGGTAGTACATTATAATAAAAGAGGAGTATATGTACATGCTAAATCCCGCTGCTTTTAAGCAAAAATAAATCTAGTTATGGTTATCTGTCCTCTTCTTCTGCTATCTAAAAATTTAACTCCACCCCACTGGTCTCCTCTCTGGCTTGTCAAATTCAGAACTCCTTTCACCCGTGCTTTAAATATCGCGTGGACCACAGAGCAGTAAAATAGGTACTGTATAGTttacagggaattagatcacaACAGAGTACACAGCAGCGGACAGCAGTAGACATGGAGCTGGTTACTGCACATAGAAAACACAGTCCAGCAAAGAGGGATACTGGTGATCAATACAGGAGGTTAAAAATGAAGATGTCTGATGATACTTGCATCAGTACAAATGTGGATGAGAATATCTATGCTAATAAAATGGATGAGGATGTGTATGCCAATGCAGACATCATTAAGGCTAATGAAGCCCCGAAAGGCACCTCCAGTCCCATGGaacagacatcaaggaggtctCAACATTCAGGTatgtacacagacacagagaaactCTGTACATTACCGTCAGCTGCATTTTCAGGGGTAAGATGGAGGAATATTGAAagaaatggtttttttttttggaggatatttaaaatattttacaaattGTTCTGAAATTGCCATCCTTTACTTGCTGAATATTACTGAATGCATGCATCCGTCTATCTATCTTCCTGACACATATTCTGCTCTGGATTATGGCAGGGCCTACAGCCTATCATTCAAACATACTATTATAATGTTGTGAGTATTATTAATGTATAATGGTAGTATTCAGATCCGATCACATTAGTTATTTTTCAGAAGCTGTGTTACACTGCATACATTTCTTCACCCCTATTAAACTTGTAACACTTCCTCATTTATATTCTGTTTTCTACTTCCCAAATCTATTTTAACAGAAACTACCCAGAAactacccggggggggggggggggggggcgggtgacaAATTACTGTATGTGTGGTCAGTGAACTATGAAAGCGATATCATCTGGTGCTGGGAATGGTGAAGATAAGAGTAGGAGTAACTCTAGTGTTGCCTGATTTTGAGTCCACACTGTTCAGTACATTTGAATAATGAAGGATTCTGTGCGGTAAATTACTATGTCTGCTGTGTCTGCTGATCTCCCTGTTCTCCCATGATCCCCAGTGATAGAGCTGTTTGTATCCCACCCAGGATCTGAGCCTGCAGGGGCACGATGGTACAGACTGCCCGCAGTGTGTCTTGGGATGCTGTGTTTGCTCCTCTTGATGCTCATCACAGTGCTTTTTGTTTACTGTGAGTATCTTAGTTGCACTTTAGTAATAGTATCCACTAGCTGTCTGATATAAGTTATGTTTAGTGTGGATATCATGGTTCCATGTCTCAGAGAGCCTATTATTGTCTGAAATTAGTTACACTCAATAATGTGAGTTACGTCATGTGTCCTTGTGTATATGACTTTTATCTCTTGTAGGAGGCCCTCATAACTTTGTGTTTGCTCTAGTTCTGTTGGCACTTAATACTGGGCTTGGTTTTCTGATTTAGGACATACCTGTACATGTGCTCATTCTGCTCTGAATGTATTGTGgaaaaatgtaattttctaCTAGGGCTGCAGGATATCACATCGTGATATAATCATGATATGTGCTCATGCACAGTAATTGATAATCAATAAATTTGGTGTAtctttatgtttattaaatttggttagcGCAGTGCGCCACATGCTAttgttttggtaaatcatggaagtAAAACATATTGAACTTGCGGTGAAGAAAgtgacagctcagcagccaaagcatcttttgaaagaggagatattgcGGATAAACAAGGGAAAAAGATGTTGGTTGTGTGGCAGTGCTTTGCAAATTATAGtgacacatttattaaacatatggacATGCCAAATTTATGTACATTACTAACTTTTACATATTACAGTATGCCTCTAATTAATATTGTATGAATTCTACTGATCTGCTTATCAGGTTGTGGCCGTACGCAAGTGTCCATATAGTACTGAAAAGCCAGTGTCTGGACAAATTTTTACACCCATCATCTAAAGCTTTGTAATCGCGTCGCACTAATTCGTATATGTTCTCTGTGTCATGCCCCACTCGTCcaatcctcccgtgtgccacgccccctcatcttaCCCTGTGTGAATTCCccatgttcaccagctgtttcctgttgctgtcattagaTCAATGTATTTAGTCTGCGTTTAAGTTTGTTTCCTCAGTCTGGTCATTAACATTGCGTGTTCGCCGTTCTCCATTAAACCCCATGTTTCCCGATCGCTTCACTCCTCTCCCTGCTTTCCCGGTCCCGGCTCGGCAGATCGTGACACTCTGAAATCGTATGTAAAAACTTACATGTAAATATTAATATTGTTCAAAGTATGTCAAATAAATTACAAGTGGAATTATGtttgattccatccatccatccattttccaaaccgcttatcctacggggttgcggggggtctggagcctatcccggaagcaatgggcacaaggcagggaacaatccaggatggtgggccagctcatcgcagggcacactcacacaccattcactcacacatgcatacctatgggcaatttagcaactccaattagcctcagcatgtttttggactgtggggggaaaccagaatacccagaggaaaccccacgacgacatggggagaacatgcaaactccacacacatgtgaccaaggcagagactcgaacccgagccccagaggtgtgaggcaacagtgctgaccactgcaccaccatgccaccccccgtATCATTCcgtataatataaaaataaaatagataGATTGATTGTGTCTACTGGAGATAATAACAAGTTGTCTTTGGCTGCAGTTTATTTCAGGTAAATTTaatcttttttgttttgtagaTAGCAAAATATTAAGTGCAAATATTTCAGATCAATGCTATGGTTTATCCTGCAGCCCTATTTCCTGTTATGGTCTGTTTTAAATACACAACATGAATTCCAGTGATTTAGTGACTCATGTCTGGTTATCTGCTTCAGATAAAGGAGCTTTTAATGATCTTGAAGAGAAGTCCAACATGTTAGCAGCAAAGAGAGACCAGCTACAGACAAATTACAGCTCACTGAAGATGAACCACAACCAGCTACAGACAAATTACAGCTCACTGAAGATGAACCACAACCAGCTACAGACAAATTATAGCATTGTGAAAACAGAGAGAGACCAGCTAGCCAGTGTAGCGCAAAGTGAGTGAATTATTTGAATTCCCAGAGTAAGATGCTCAGAATGGAGGTTCACACCCTTTGGCTGAGTGTTGTTTGAGTAAATTAAAAGTTGATGACCCCAATAACTGATAAGAAAAATCTAACCTGAGGTGTAACAAAACATTCAGCAGCCAGCTGTCTCCAGTGCGGCATCTCTTTGGCTCCAGTGTTTACAAGCATCCGAGCCACAAGCATATGAGCCATTTTGATTTGTCTTTCCCTGTATCTGGCTCTTCACTCACATGCACTGCTTTTGATCTCATGCTGCAAAGTGACATTGGGGACAGCTGTACCTGCCACCAGTTTTGAATGTGCTGTACAGTATTTGTATTGTAAAATGATGACTCTGGATCACAGTATCCTTGAGATTAATCTATTTTTCCTTGCAGGACCCAGATGTCCCTCTGGCTGGATTagttttaattttaaatgttattaCGTGTCTGATCAACAGAAGACTTGGATCAACAGCCAGGACAACTGTAGACACAAGGGAGCAGATCTATTCATTATAAACAGTTTAAAGGAACAGGTCAGAAAGTAAAAACATGTCAGATTATTATATTCGTAGGAGAATTTCATACAGCTTCTCCCGCAATGATATCAatggacagaaagagaagatggaAAGTAAAGGGAATTCTTAATGGTGATCATTCACATTATTCATAATCATTTTACTACATTTTAGCTGATATTCAGTAAATACCAGAGAGCCTGGATCGGTCTGACAGACAGTGACCATGAAGGAACCtggaaatgggtggatggaacaCCACTGACCACAAGGTAAGATTGGTGAGATTACTGTTACAGGACAGCAACTATTACATAATATGCACAAAATCTAAAAAGAAATctgattttaattgtttttgtgttcacattacaGTTTCTATTCAATTACATAAGCACAATTTTGACAACAGGACTCAATACTTCAAATCACTAAACACAACTCACAAAATCACACACCCAAACAGCAAAACAACTCACCTATCCTGCAAAATGGAGCTCTGCTTTTGATGAAACCAACTACACACCGCCATGtttaatataaaacatgtttgtcttttggggtcgtgtggtgggtgcggcaaggcgCATGCTCCCAAACCTGACCTGACTTGACCTGACCTGCAGCACCCATTGTAATGATCCCCCCACGCAGgccagaaacatccacaacagtTCTGTGACCAATGATGTTTCTTCTGCTTCTCCTGGTTTTGGTGAGGGTGAAGCCAGCCTCATCCATGGAAATAAACTCATGGGAGATTGCATCCGCATCCATTTCCAGCACTTTCTTACAATGCATAATGATCAATATTGCTTAGTTTAGCATTATGAAAATGCTGTATGTCATCAGTCTTGTACTTGCGGTCACATGCTCATGCCTCAGATCTTTGATTCTTTCTGCATTTCTCTGAAAGGGTCCCTTGTAAAACTGCTTCATGTTTACTTGGTGTCGTTGAAGTACGTGGGCTGGGCTGCTCAGGCTGTCTTACCTGATGTGGCTAAAAATTGTACGATCATTTATGATGTTGCTTTGAATTTCTCTTAGCCTAATTTCATTATTTGCTAAAAACTGAACTTATAATTGCTACTTCTTGTTCCTCAGTTCGATTTCTTCCACCACAATGAACTCATCTTTAAATCCTTTGATAAAAGTGTAATGTAGATATTAGTCAGATTCTAGTACAGTTGAGTGTAAAATGCTTGTACCATAAAAGTAATATTCACAGTATATTTCATATAATTTTTTGGATTACATATACAGAGTGTGTGCTATgtggattacatacctgttgTCAAAGAGATATGTCTGAACAACAGAGGCAACAGTAAGACAACTCTGTACCCTCTGTCCAGCCTCCATCATTGTCAATCCATGATTGGATGTTTCCCGTACCTgatcccctaataaatccccagtttcccccgaattccgcctgcttgcctgttttctgcctgcttgcctgcctgtgcGAGCACCCGATCACCACCGAAACGTGACAGGTAGACTATGTGTTTAGAATTTTGCTAACATGAGCGTACATTTTGAAGTGTCTGTCTTTGAGTGTCAGCTTTTAAAGTTGGGCTTTACATTTGATTGTACTATGTTAGCAACTGAAAAAAACTTTAATTGTTAGTCAGGTTGATGTATAATTATGCTGCTGTACATTCTCATGTTTTCTGGGACAATCCTTTACGAATGGAACCAAGTTTACGATAAACTGGTTTCTCTActtagtaacactttacttaaatcagacatataaatgcattatagatacattcataatgcattgtaatgtattcatgaagtattataaacacggctataaatatttctaaaaaggtataacacattatagctgtcatgcccggctcgtacgatcctcgtgtgtgccacgcccccttgattatccacgtgtgcttccccaatcgtaCCCAGCTCTTCCTTGTTATTTCGcattgtcttgtctatttcagtccatgtcttgccctggtttttgtccgtcattgatgttagtcaatgTCTGATGTTCCCTCGCTGTCTGCCCCAGCGCTGTCTGAGAATTGAATTGGCCTTGTGTGTTGTCATCAGTATATTCATATATTTAGTCCTAATCATAtttcaaaaagaaaatgaaGGCCTATATATATTATGTGATGAAATACATTAATcatatgtgtttttgtaaaccaTGCATTACAGTATATATGCTATTATTGAGGAAAATCTATGATATGCAATACTCTTAAAGTAGCCTACCCATACTAATAAAACCAAAAATAGCATGGTTTTTGACAATGGGGTATCgtaacaaaaatattaaaaccaatctTTTCATGGATAAGGAAGCATAACATGATAACCAAGAGGTAAGAAATAAATTTGATGATAAATTGTTTTGAGGAtattttatggctgatttaagACATGGGTCGGCGCCGACCCATCTAACATAAGAGATAGGAACAGAAAGCTAACACAGGCCGAAGGTtaagcatgttaaatgaaagtCATCGAGATAATTACCTATaatgacccggctcgtccgatccttgtgtgtgccacgccccctg encodes:
- the LOC125721178 gene encoding CD209 antigen-like isoform X2, whose translation is MELVTAHRKHSPAKRDTGDQYRRLKMKMSDDTCISTNVDENIYANKMDEDVYANADIIKANEAPKGTSSPMEQTSRRSQHSGSEPAGARWYRLPAVCLGMLCLLLLMLITVLFVYYKGAFNDLEEKSNMLAAKRDQLQTNYSSLKMNHNQLQTNYSSLKMNHNQLQTNYSIVKTERDQLASVAQRPRCPSGWISFNFKCYYVSDQQKTWINSQDNCRHKGADLFIINSLKEQLIFSKYQRAWIGLTDSDHEGTWKWVDGTPLTTRRMLPNLT
- the LOC125721178 gene encoding CD209 antigen-like isoform X1: MELVTAHRKHSPAKRDTGDQYRRLKMKMSDDTCISTNVDENIYANKMDEDVYANADIIKANEAPKGTSSPMEQTSRRSQHSGSEPAGARWYRLPAVCLGMLCLLLLMLITVLFVYYKGAFNDLEEKSNMLAAKRDQLQTNYSSLKMNHNQLQTNYSSLKMNHNQLQTNYSIVKTERDQLASVAQRPRCPSGWISFNFKCYYVSDQQKTWINSQDNCRHKGADLFIINSLKEQLIFSKYQRAWIGLTDSDHEGTWKWVDGTPLTTRPETSTTVL